AGAAATGAGAAAATGGCAGAAGATCAATCAGTTATTGGCAAACAACAAATGTATTGTGATATAAACAGAGGTGAAATGGTTATATGCAGTGACAGTGAAGAAGAGACTGTAAATCTTCAAGATGTTAAATATGACTTCACTGAGGCTCAGGACCAATTTCTGTGGTAAATTAAAATGGAATAATTGTGGTTGCTTCtacaagttttatttatttataaattaaaaataaattgtaattagagTTAGAATTTCCAATAACAATTTTCCATCATCATACGGTGtttgaatatgttttttttactaCAGTAAAACTAgagaattattttgattttataaaatttttgtttatttagtttctataaaatgtttttcttgatttttcatCCTTTCAAAATtctaaactatattttttaatctttaatatttattttaatacagatagataacatttattttacaaatttgaaGACTCTTTAATGTCATATTTTGACATTATAGCTCATcacatacataaatttaaaagatcATTTCACATTTTCTTCAACATATAGACAGGATAAAAAGTactgatttttaattttagagaaaaaaaagcaaagtaaaaaatttaatagaaccTTCAGCAAAACTCAATATTATACAGAGAGCAAGAACATATTTAAAcgttaaattcaatataaaacttGAGTTTGTTTTACATCATCTATAAATGCTTGAAGCTTCTCTATTCTAAAGTGACAATTTTCACTCTTGAATATATTAGGAAGACACTGAACGAATATGGATCAAATGAAAACGTATTGAGTATCGTTGAAGAGTTTGTCAAGGCTACTGCTTCACAAATCCAGGTAATTTGGAATAACTTATGAACATGATTATATGTTTCTTGTTGTTAATCCTAATTAGTTATTGTAAAATTATGTTGCACCGAGAATATTTTGAGTAACCATTTTTGTGCATTTTTCTCATCAAAATATGCAGGAGAGGTTTGAAAAACTTCAAGAAATCAAAATGCAGAGTGTAAACAAGGATTCTAAAGATTGCCATTGTAGAGGATGTGAATCTGATGGGATGTGTTTGGAGAAAGGCTTGGGTGCCAGTTCACAATCTTTGGATAATCTTTTCTGTCGTCATTGCTTTGTAAATTCTAAAACGTTATTCTTTAAAGTTCTTGCCATTCGCATGGTGTATAAAGATTGTAACGGTATGTCTTATAATTTTCTTGAGCAGATCTTTAATTGTCCTGTGCATGGAAATTTTCAACCTTTAGTATATCCTGTAAGGAATAATTCTTCAAGTTCTTTTCAATTTAATCTGTGTTACGAACTCCAGCAAGAAATCAATTTGATGATTTACTTCACAGACGGAAAAGCAAAAACCTTGGTCTGGACATGAAGGTGACAGACAACAACCATGTAGCGATCAATGTGCCCTTCTggtattcttctttttctttctctgagATTTCTGGGGGCTGTGGAAGaatataaatctaaaatttcaattttattttctcagtCAAAAGATGTCAGGCTTTCTTCAGCTGAAGGGTCTTCTAAAGCCAAAAGAGTTAATCCATCAGAAGAGAACTCAACATTGCCTCCAAAAGAGTCTCTGAATTCTTGTAATAAGATGAAAACAATCTTGGATGATAGAGACGAAGTTGGGGAACAGCATGCTAAGGAGATAACAAGTAACCTGGATTGGAAACCTCTAGAGAGAGATTTATATTTGAAGGGGATAGAAGTGTTTGGAAAAAACAGGTATGGAAATTTGTTTTTTGCTGGAAAAATGGTGGCTTCAAACTTAGCTTCAACTTGCATTGCGTATAAACAATAGTGGACTTGAAAAATTAGTTCTTATTTTTTCTGTACATGTTCTGCGagtgtgtttaatttttaaaatattcttcttTCTTGTGAAAGCATTAAGCTAtaccattaattttttttttcttgtaataagCATTGAATGTTTTCTATTAAGGTTTTGAATGCATTATTAGGATATTATCTCCTAACTGTTATACAAGTGTTGGTTTACGTGGTGCTATTCACGACTTGCAGTTGCCTTATTGCTCGAAACTTACTTTCTGGCTTGAAGACTTGCTCGGAAGTAGCTAGTTACATGTTGGCTGAGGAGGAGTCAATGCTCCATGGATCCATGCCACTTACAAATGCAAATAACGATGATCAGGCTAATGCAGAGAGCACGGTGAGAACTGCTAATAGAGACATTTCCTAGCTAGTTAGTTTACTATCATTTTTTGTTAGCGGTCAAAAATATTGTACGTTGTAATAGATACCTTAGCTATCAAGAATAATCGGTGCAAGTGTATGTTGTAAGAGATACTGGACTTAGTTCTCAtctataaaactataaaatgtaATGCACAATTggtgagaaataaaaaaaaaagtatacttTCTCTATTaaaattcttcttcattcaatttatGGTTTAATCCGTCGTAATACTTTTCTTCTTTGCATCTTCATAACGGTTTCCTTCATGGTCTTCTCCTAATATGATTCTTGATTCTTCCAATCCCTATTTCATTACTGGTGATTCcttttgttttgataaaaatgaaTGGACCTAAT
This sequence is a window from Vigna angularis cultivar LongXiaoDou No.4 chromosome 2, ASM1680809v1, whole genome shotgun sequence. Protein-coding genes within it:
- the LOC108328205 gene encoding histone-lysine N-methyltransferase EZA1; translation: MVNKTTRSSSNYQKQLRERTKNGSRRILKSRIKQSANEFHAKQGKSVKEKVERHWKNLEPLFSEVKSVISERECLGSEKNINILSSRIQSPLYKHVSSPKTIADKDHISKKDFSIEKCIKIPYLEKLPSYTSWVYVRRNEKMAEDQSVIGKQQMYCDINRGEMVICSDSEEETVNLQDVKYDFTEAQDQFLWKTLNEYGSNENVLSIVEEFVKATASQIQERFEKLQEIKMQSVNKDSKDCHCRGCESDGMCLEKGLGASSQSLDNLFCRHCFIFNCPVHGNFQPLVYPTEKQKPWSGHEGDRQQPCSDQCALLSKDVRLSSAEGSSKAKRVNPSEENSTLPPKESLNSCNKMKTILDDRDEVGEQHAKEITSNLDWKPLERDLYLKGIEVFGKNSCLIARNLLSGLKTCSEVASYMLAEEESMLHGSMPLTNANNDDQANAESTDEETPRSQLQRKRGKYSRKCGGLSARWRKKGDGQKRSNTQYTPCRCQGICTKECTCHRHGTRCEKYCGCSKFCRNRFRGCYCAKSQCRSKLCPCFAINRECDPDICRNCWVG